The Ammoniphilus oxalaticus genome includes a region encoding these proteins:
- the purQ gene encoding phosphoribosylformylglycinamidine synthase subunit PurQ, with protein MNVAVIVFPGSNGSLEMDKAVQDCLEHKVDYVRHTETDLSNYDVILLPGGATFGDYLRPGAMASVTPIMAEVKQAAAEGKLVLGVSNGFQVLTEAGLLPGAFLQNEKPKFRTESITVKVDNNETPFTLDFVKEESIQLPIAHGFGNYYCEEETLRRLEQNQQIVFRYEGQNPNGSVAAIAGIVNEAGNVLGMMPHPERATQDWLGSVDGRRVFTSILKYWRDKNGAA; from the coding sequence ATGAATGTCGCTGTGATTGTATTTCCAGGTTCTAATGGCAGTTTAGAAATGGACAAGGCTGTTCAGGATTGTTTAGAGCATAAAGTGGACTATGTGCGGCATACGGAAACGGATCTTTCTAACTATGATGTCATCCTCTTGCCAGGCGGCGCTACCTTTGGAGATTATTTGCGTCCGGGGGCGATGGCGAGCGTCACGCCGATCATGGCGGAAGTAAAGCAGGCGGCGGCCGAAGGGAAGTTGGTTCTTGGAGTTAGCAATGGCTTTCAAGTTCTGACAGAAGCGGGCTTACTGCCGGGCGCCTTTTTGCAAAATGAAAAGCCGAAATTTCGAACTGAATCGATAACGGTTAAAGTCGATAACAATGAAACACCGTTTACCTTAGATTTTGTGAAAGAGGAATCTATTCAACTACCGATTGCGCACGGTTTTGGAAATTACTATTGTGAAGAGGAAACATTGCGCCGGTTGGAACAAAATCAGCAGATTGTATTCCGTTACGAAGGACAGAATCCGAATGGCTCTGTTGCCGCAATAGCTGGAATCGTGAATGAGGCGGGCAATGTATTAGGAATGATGCCTCATCCGGAAAGAGCGACGCAGGACTGGTTGGGCTCGGTTGACGGAAGACGCGTGTTTACTTCAATTCTTAAGTACTGGAGGGACAAGAACGGTGCAGCATAA
- the purS gene encoding phosphoribosylformylglycinamidine synthase subunit PurS codes for MFKAIVYVTLRESVIDPAGSAVKTSLHSLGHDEVGDVRIGKYIELEINLKDRQAAEERAQEMCQKLLANPAIEDYRYELQEV; via the coding sequence ATGTTTAAAGCCATTGTATACGTAACACTGAGAGAAAGTGTGATCGATCCTGCAGGCAGCGCCGTAAAAACCTCGCTGCATAGTCTTGGTCATGATGAAGTCGGCGATGTCCGAATCGGTAAATATATTGAATTGGAAATCAATTTAAAAGACCGTCAGGCCGCCGAAGAGCGCGCGCAAGAAATGTGTCAGAAATTACTTGCTAATCCGGCGATCGAGGACTATCGCTACGAACTTCAGGAGGTATAG
- the purB gene encoding adenylosuccinate lyase, with amino-acid sequence MIERYSRPEMSAVWTEENKYKAWLEVEILACEAWAELGHIPKEDVKTIREKASFSVDRIYEIEAETRHDVVAFTRAVSETLGEEKKWVHYGLTSTDVVDTALSYLLLQANQILRKDLQRFIDILTSKAKEHRYTVMMGRTHGVHAEPTTFGLKIALWLEEMKRNLDRFEQASQGVAFGKMSGAVGTYANIEPFVEEYVCEKLGLQAAPISTQTLQRDRHAEYMSTLALIATSLEKFATEIRGLQKSETREVEEAFAVGQTGSSAMPHKRNPIGSENISGLARVIRGYMLTSYENIPLWHERDISHSSAERVILPDATILLNYMLNRFGNIVKNLTVYPENMQDNMERTYGLIYSQRVLLKLIDKGLSREKAYDTVQPKAMQAWEERRSFRQILEEDADVVAYLTKEELDDCFDYNWHLKHVDTIFSRLGLS; translated from the coding sequence ATGATCGAACGTTACAGTCGGCCTGAAATGTCAGCTGTGTGGACTGAGGAGAATAAATATAAAGCCTGGTTGGAAGTCGAGATTTTAGCTTGTGAAGCTTGGGCTGAGCTCGGTCACATTCCAAAAGAAGATGTGAAAACAATCCGAGAGAAGGCGTCTTTTAGCGTGGATCGCATCTATGAAATTGAAGCGGAAACGCGCCATGATGTTGTCGCTTTTACGCGAGCTGTATCAGAAACGTTAGGTGAAGAAAAGAAGTGGGTTCATTATGGATTAACCTCTACTGACGTCGTCGATACAGCCTTGTCGTATTTACTGCTGCAAGCGAATCAAATTTTGCGCAAAGATTTACAACGTTTTATTGATATTTTAACAAGTAAAGCGAAGGAACATAGGTATACCGTGATGATGGGAAGAACCCATGGCGTTCACGCGGAACCGACCACTTTTGGTTTGAAAATCGCTTTGTGGCTTGAAGAAATGAAGAGAAACTTAGATCGGTTTGAACAAGCAAGTCAAGGCGTCGCGTTTGGAAAAATGTCTGGAGCGGTCGGGACGTACGCAAATATCGAGCCTTTTGTAGAGGAGTATGTCTGCGAAAAACTAGGGCTTCAAGCAGCCCCGATTTCTACACAGACGTTACAGCGTGATCGCCATGCGGAATATATGAGTACGCTCGCATTGATTGCGACATCGCTCGAGAAGTTTGCCACTGAAATTCGCGGTTTGCAAAAGAGTGAGACGCGTGAAGTGGAAGAAGCGTTCGCAGTCGGTCAAACAGGATCTTCGGCGATGCCGCATAAACGCAATCCGATTGGCAGTGAAAATATTTCCGGATTGGCTCGCGTGATTCGAGGTTACATGCTCACCTCTTATGAGAACATTCCATTATGGCATGAGCGAGATATTTCTCACTCTTCCGCGGAACGGGTCATCTTACCAGACGCAACGATTTTGTTAAATTATATGTTGAATCGGTTTGGCAACATCGTCAAGAATTTAACGGTGTATCCTGAAAATATGCAAGATAATATGGAAAGAACATATGGTCTGATTTACTCGCAACGTGTTTTATTAAAATTAATTGATAAAGGATTAAGCCGCGAGAAAGCTTATGATACGGTGCAACCGAAAGCGATGCAAGCGTGGGAAGAACGTCGTTCCTTCCGTCAAATTCTTGAGGAAGATGCTGATGTTGTAGCGTATCTAACGAAAGAGGAATTAGACGATTGCTTTGATTATAACTGGCATCTCAAACATGTAGACACGATCTTTTCCCGATTAGGGCTATCCTAA
- the purK gene encoding 5-(carboxyamino)imidazole ribonucleotide synthase: protein MKVIQPGSTIGILGGGQLGRMMVLAGRNMGYRFMTLDPTPDSPCGQVADQQIIADFSDIRAAEELAQSSAVVTYEFENVHADVAQQLEQNSYVPQGSELLRITQHRIREKTTLASFGIPVAPFEVIKSESDLHNAVKKLGTPCVMKTATGGYDGKGQWVIRSEAEIPQAFAELSRAGTVLIVEEFIPFTKELSVIAARNSQGEVKAFPVGENIHVDNILHQTIIPARIDSELHEKAEQIALQIAESFEVVGLVAVEMFLTEQGELIVNELAPRPHNSGHYTMEACLTSQFEQHVRAICGLPLGSVEMMSAVVMINILGEHLSDVMDKLADLPATAKLHLYGKEKSQPKRKMGHINFLAPTVEEALEQIERLKIWSLTEE from the coding sequence ATGAAGGTAATCCAACCTGGATCGACCATCGGAATTTTGGGTGGCGGGCAGTTGGGCCGAATGATGGTCCTGGCGGGAAGGAACATGGGGTATCGTTTTATGACGTTGGATCCAACCCCCGATTCTCCTTGTGGACAAGTCGCGGATCAGCAAATCATCGCCGATTTTTCTGACATACGGGCGGCGGAGGAACTGGCTCAATCGAGCGCGGTAGTCACGTATGAATTTGAGAATGTTCATGCCGATGTCGCCCAACAGTTAGAGCAAAATTCGTATGTTCCGCAAGGCAGCGAATTGTTACGGATTACGCAACACCGCATTCGCGAAAAAACGACCTTAGCCTCTTTTGGCATTCCAGTGGCCCCTTTTGAAGTCATAAAATCCGAGTCAGATTTACATAATGCAGTGAAAAAACTCGGTACTCCCTGCGTGATGAAGACGGCGACAGGCGGCTATGACGGAAAAGGACAATGGGTTATTCGATCGGAGGCGGAGATTCCGCAAGCTTTTGCTGAATTAAGTCGGGCGGGAACAGTGTTAATTGTAGAAGAATTTATCCCATTTACGAAGGAACTGTCCGTGATTGCCGCGAGAAATTCGCAAGGGGAAGTAAAAGCGTTCCCAGTTGGGGAAAATATACATGTCGATAATATTTTACATCAAACGATTATACCCGCGCGAATTGACAGCGAACTCCATGAAAAGGCGGAACAGATCGCGTTGCAAATTGCGGAATCGTTTGAGGTCGTTGGACTCGTTGCGGTTGAAATGTTTCTAACCGAACAAGGCGAACTAATCGTAAATGAGCTGGCTCCAAGACCGCACAATTCCGGTCACTATACAATGGAAGCATGTCTTACTTCTCAGTTCGAACAACATGTGCGAGCGATATGTGGATTGCCGTTAGGTAGCGTGGAAATGATGTCGGCGGTTGTGATGATTAACATTCTTGGAGAACACCTTTCCGATGTAATGGACAAGCTTGCGGACTTACCGGCGACAGCCAAACTTCATTTGTATGGGAAAGAAAAGAGTCAACCCAAGCGCAAAATGGGACATATTAATTTTCTTGCGCCGACGGTTGAAGAAGCTTTAGAACAAATTGAACGGTTGAAAATATGGAGTCTGACGGAGGAATAA
- the purE gene encoding 5-(carboxyamino)imidazole ribonucleotide mutase: protein MPIKVGVIMGSTSDWETMKEACLVLDELEVPYEKKVVSAHRTPDYMFEYAEKAKERGLEVIIAGAGGAAHLPGMVASKTELPVIGVPIKSSNLNGLDSLLSIVQMPGGVPVATVSIGRAGAVNAGLLAAQILGIKYSDIQERFMARREEMKMRVLEGEGSVLP from the coding sequence ATGCCAATCAAAGTTGGAGTCATTATGGGAAGTACATCGGATTGGGAAACCATGAAAGAAGCTTGTTTAGTGTTAGACGAGTTGGAAGTACCGTATGAGAAGAAAGTTGTATCTGCCCACAGGACCCCTGATTATATGTTTGAATATGCAGAAAAGGCGAAAGAAAGAGGATTGGAAGTCATCATTGCCGGGGCTGGCGGCGCTGCCCACCTACCAGGAATGGTGGCGTCAAAGACGGAATTGCCGGTGATCGGGGTACCGATCAAATCATCGAACTTAAATGGATTGGACTCCTTATTGTCTATCGTTCAAATGCCAGGCGGTGTTCCCGTAGCGACGGTTTCCATCGGAAGGGCCGGGGCCGTGAATGCCGGGTTATTGGCTGCGCAAATTTTGGGGATTAAATATTCGGATATACAAGAGCGATTTATGGCTCGAAGAGAAGAGATGAAAATGCGTGTGCTTGAAGGAGAGGGGAGTGTCTTACCATGA
- a CDS encoding NCS2 family permease, whose protein sequence is MLNQQTSVRTEIIAGITTFVTMAYILFVNPSTLATTGMDPNAVFIATCLGAGIVSIMMGLIVKAPIGLAPGMGLNAYFAVVAAPNGLMTWQTALAAVFISGIIFLILTVTGFRQALVEAVPKSLQYAITVGIGLFIALLGFKLSGLIALQAAPIPPTIESLQGGAPVTLLPFEWNLHLASFEYFYGNSGLLAFIGLLITSILMVRGIKGSILIGIVISTLIGIPMGVTDLSSLQGASWFPDFSNTNFLALDFKGVLGIGILEVIFVFTFVELFDTFGTMVATMDRAGILKQPDGKKRLSKAMMVDASGVSIGALLGTSTITAFVESSSGIEAGGRRGLTAITIGVLFILALFIAPLAGIVPSAATASALIIVGVLMMQNVVNIKFDDMLEAIPAFLTIVLMPLSQSIANGISAGIIFYVILGSLRGKKVHIIMWILAVVVVARYLFIGGEI, encoded by the coding sequence ATGCTTAATCAACAGACTTCAGTGAGGACAGAAATTATTGCGGGAATTACAACTTTCGTGACCATGGCCTATATTCTGTTCGTGAACCCGTCTACACTTGCCACTACGGGAATGGATCCGAACGCGGTCTTTATTGCGACGTGCCTCGGGGCGGGAATTGTATCGATTATGATGGGGCTCATTGTGAAAGCGCCGATTGGGTTGGCTCCAGGGATGGGGTTGAATGCTTATTTTGCGGTTGTTGCCGCCCCGAATGGACTTATGACATGGCAAACGGCATTGGCTGCGGTATTTATTTCAGGTATCATTTTTCTTATTTTAACAGTGACGGGTTTCCGTCAGGCGTTGGTGGAAGCAGTACCGAAAAGTCTTCAATATGCGATTACCGTCGGAATCGGATTGTTCATTGCATTGCTTGGATTTAAACTCTCGGGATTGATCGCGCTTCAGGCAGCTCCGATCCCGCCAACGATCGAATCACTTCAAGGTGGGGCCCCTGTTACCTTACTGCCATTTGAATGGAATCTGCATTTGGCGAGTTTTGAATATTTTTATGGTAATTCGGGTTTACTTGCTTTTATTGGCTTATTGATTACGAGTATTCTTATGGTCCGTGGAATTAAAGGATCGATATTAATTGGGATTGTGATTTCTACCCTTATTGGAATTCCGATGGGTGTGACGGATCTTTCCTCCCTGCAAGGAGCCAGCTGGTTTCCTGATTTTTCGAATACGAACTTCTTAGCATTAGACTTTAAAGGCGTACTTGGAATTGGAATTCTTGAAGTTATTTTCGTTTTTACGTTTGTGGAACTATTTGACACGTTCGGCACGATGGTCGCCACGATGGATCGGGCGGGAATCTTAAAACAACCCGATGGGAAGAAACGTTTGTCAAAAGCGATGATGGTTGATGCGTCCGGCGTTTCGATTGGGGCTTTATTAGGCACTAGTACGATCACAGCCTTTGTTGAAAGTTCATCTGGGATTGAGGCTGGCGGTCGTCGCGGCTTAACGGCGATAACCATTGGGGTTTTGTTTATCTTGGCCTTGTTTATCGCTCCTTTAGCAGGGATCGTTCCGAGCGCGGCAACGGCGTCTGCGTTGATCATTGTCGGCGTGTTGATGATGCAAAATGTAGTGAATATAAAATTTGACGACATGTTGGAAGCTATTCCCGCATTTTTAACGATCGTGTTAATGCCGTTATCGCAAAGCATTGCGAATGGGATTTCAGCGGGAATTATTTTCTATGTCATTTTAGGATCACTGCGCGGTAAGAAAGTTCATATTATTATGTGGATCTTAGCCGTTGTCGTCGTGGCTCGCTATCTATTTATTGGCGGGGAGATATAA
- the guaA gene encoding glutamine-hydrolyzing GMP synthase: protein MERPNEIVLVLDFGGQYNQLIARRVRDLGVYSELLPYSTPLEKIKELQPKGIILSGGPASVDAEDSFIADKGIYELGIPVLGICYGMQLMAYQLEGKVERANKREYGKAVIQVSKENPLFSNLDETQNVWMSHSDLVTEPPSGFGVDASSEHCAVAAMSSKEKNLYAVQFHPEVQHTEYGNEILKNFLYQICECEGKWSMENFIEQQIREIRELVGDKQVLCALSGGVDSSVVAVLIHKAIGDQLTCMFIDHGLLRKGEAESVMETFSEGFHMKVLKIDAQERFLSKLKGVSDPEQKRKIIGNEFIYLFEEESKSLEGMDFLAQGTLYTDIVESGTATSQTIKSHHNVGGLPEDMEFELIEPLNTLFKDEVRKVGEELGLPSEIVWRQPFPGPGLGIRIIGEITEDKLKIVRDSDYILRDEIQKAGLDREIWQYFTALPDMKSVGVMGDMRTYSYTVGIRAVTSIDGMTADWARIPYDVLEKISVRIVNEVENVNRVVYDITSKPPATIEWE from the coding sequence GTGGAAAGACCGAATGAAATTGTGCTTGTGCTTGATTTTGGCGGCCAATACAATCAATTAATCGCTCGACGTGTGAGGGACCTTGGAGTGTATAGTGAGCTGCTTCCTTATAGTACTCCCTTGGAAAAGATTAAAGAACTGCAACCGAAGGGGATTATTCTTTCGGGAGGTCCAGCTAGTGTGGACGCCGAGGATTCTTTTATTGCGGACAAAGGAATATATGAACTAGGAATTCCAGTGCTAGGGATTTGTTATGGAATGCAATTAATGGCTTATCAACTGGAAGGTAAGGTTGAGCGCGCCAATAAGCGCGAATATGGTAAAGCCGTGATCCAAGTTTCAAAAGAAAATCCTTTGTTTAGCAATTTAGATGAAACACAAAATGTTTGGATGAGTCACAGCGACTTGGTGACAGAGCCGCCGTCGGGTTTTGGAGTAGACGCCAGTAGTGAACACTGCGCAGTTGCAGCGATGAGTTCTAAAGAGAAAAACTTATATGCTGTTCAATTTCACCCTGAAGTTCAGCATACGGAATACGGTAATGAGATTTTGAAAAATTTCCTTTATCAGATTTGCGAATGTGAGGGTAAATGGTCAATGGAAAACTTCATTGAACAACAAATACGTGAGATTAGAGAGCTTGTAGGGGACAAGCAAGTGCTTTGCGCTTTAAGCGGAGGCGTTGATTCCTCTGTTGTCGCTGTTTTAATCCATAAAGCGATTGGAGACCAGTTAACCTGTATGTTTATCGATCACGGTTTGCTGCGCAAAGGTGAAGCGGAAAGCGTAATGGAGACTTTTAGCGAAGGTTTCCATATGAAGGTTTTAAAAATTGACGCTCAGGAACGTTTCCTTAGCAAACTGAAAGGTGTTTCCGACCCTGAACAAAAGCGTAAGATCATTGGAAATGAATTCATTTATTTATTTGAAGAAGAGTCAAAAAGCTTAGAGGGAATGGATTTTCTTGCTCAAGGAACGCTCTACACGGATATTGTTGAGAGCGGCACGGCCACATCGCAAACGATAAAGTCGCATCATAATGTCGGTGGATTGCCCGAAGATATGGAATTTGAACTGATCGAACCGCTAAACACGTTATTTAAAGACGAGGTTCGTAAAGTGGGTGAAGAGCTCGGGTTGCCGAGTGAAATCGTATGGAGGCAACCTTTCCCAGGACCGGGTTTAGGGATTCGGATTATCGGTGAGATTACAGAGGACAAGCTTAAAATTGTGCGTGATTCCGATTATATTTTGCGAGATGAAATCCAGAAAGCTGGCTTGGACCGTGAGATTTGGCAATACTTTACCGCCTTGCCTGACATGAAAAGTGTAGGGGTAATGGGAGACATGCGAACTTACTCTTACACGGTCGGCATTCGCGCGGTCACTTCCATTGATGGAATGACGGCGGATTGGGCTAGAATCCCTTACGATGTGCTTGAGAAGATTTCAGTCCGTATTGTCAATGAAGTTGAAAATGTAAATCGGGTCGTTTACGACATTACTTCTAAGCCGCCAGCTACGATCGAGTGGGAATAA
- a CDS encoding chemotaxis protein CheW codes for MEQTQSVELDQELLKIVTFQVNDEEYGTNISLVNSIEKIMEITRVPNVSEYIVGVMNLRGNVIPIVDLRKRFGLPAKEFDDETRIIVLQLKEIEVGIVVDSCSSVVDINKGDIEPPPTVSGDVDTSFILGAVKIDRRLIILLDMEETIKNV; via the coding sequence ATGGAGCAAACTCAGTCTGTAGAGCTTGACCAAGAATTATTGAAAATTGTGACCTTTCAAGTAAATGACGAGGAGTATGGAACAAATATTTCTTTAGTAAATTCAATCGAAAAAATAATGGAGATTACGAGGGTTCCTAATGTTAGCGAATACATAGTTGGGGTTATGAATTTGCGCGGCAATGTGATTCCGATTGTAGACTTACGGAAGAGATTTGGTCTGCCTGCTAAGGAATTTGATGATGAAACCCGTATTATCGTTTTGCAGTTAAAAGAAATCGAGGTAGGTATTGTTGTCGACAGTTGCAGCAGTGTAGTCGATATTAATAAGGGAGACATCGAGCCGCCTCCGACGGTTTCGGGTGATGTTGATACCTCCTTTATCTTAGGGGCCGTTAAAATAGATCGCCGTTTGATTATTTTGCTGGACATGGAAGAAACAATAAAAAATGTGTGA
- a CDS encoding L-lactate MFS transporter, which translates to MKNRWLIALSAVGLHISIGSVYAWSNFTDPLLEIGQGQGWTNANVQLTFSIAILFLGLSAAFLGHFVERHGPRKTGLIAAAFFGIGIFTTGFAVKMESLMMIYLTYGVLGGIGLGTGYIAPVSTLIKWFPDRRGLATGLAIMGFGFAAAISSPIMNYLIVTVGVANTFFILGAAYFVVMLSASLYLERPPEGWSPASFEADAGSGEKVSKQPEDLSQLTANEAIKTRRFYYMWLMLFINVTCGIAVTSAAKVLAVDDFGMAVAAAATFVGAMGVMNGGGRIGWATASDYLGRMNTWTIFFVLQIFLFFLMPKVTSVTSFVIIAAVIYSCYGGGFAAIPAFIGDVFGTKQLGAIHGYILTAWSAGGLVGPLFAAYMRDVTGSYANSLIYFSGFMVVALIVSILMRMELNRLRRQNELDKQKNDRNLEGVKAG; encoded by the coding sequence GTGAAGAACCGCTGGCTTATTGCTTTATCAGCAGTGGGGCTTCATATTTCGATTGGTTCGGTGTATGCCTGGAGTAACTTTACCGATCCGCTTTTAGAAATTGGACAAGGTCAGGGTTGGACAAACGCCAATGTACAGTTAACATTCAGTATCGCAATTCTGTTCTTAGGTTTATCCGCCGCATTCTTAGGTCACTTTGTAGAGAGACACGGCCCTCGGAAAACAGGGTTGATTGCGGCTGCTTTTTTCGGGATCGGTATATTCACAACGGGTTTTGCGGTTAAAATGGAATCTTTAATGATGATTTATTTGACGTATGGTGTATTAGGTGGAATAGGGCTTGGCACGGGATATATTGCGCCAGTTTCTACTCTAATTAAATGGTTCCCTGACCGAAGGGGTTTGGCGACTGGGCTTGCGATCATGGGCTTTGGATTCGCGGCCGCTATATCTTCACCAATTATGAACTATTTGATTGTTACGGTAGGCGTAGCGAATACATTCTTTATTTTAGGAGCCGCATACTTTGTGGTCATGCTTTCAGCTTCATTATATCTGGAGAGACCGCCAGAAGGTTGGAGCCCAGCTTCATTTGAGGCGGATGCGGGTTCTGGGGAAAAGGTTTCAAAACAACCTGAAGACTTATCCCAACTTACAGCGAATGAGGCGATTAAAACAAGACGCTTCTATTATATGTGGTTGATGTTATTTATTAATGTTACGTGCGGTATTGCCGTTACTTCCGCAGCCAAAGTTTTAGCTGTAGATGATTTTGGAATGGCGGTAGCCGCGGCTGCCACGTTTGTAGGGGCGATGGGTGTCATGAATGGCGGAGGGCGTATTGGTTGGGCTACCGCATCCGATTACCTCGGCCGAATGAACACTTGGACTATCTTTTTTGTACTGCAAATTTTCTTATTCTTCCTCATGCCAAAAGTAACGAGTGTAACATCGTTTGTCATCATTGCTGCAGTGATTTATTCCTGTTACGGCGGAGGTTTCGCGGCGATACCGGCCTTTATCGGTGACGTTTTCGGAACTAAACAACTCGGCGCGATCCACGGATATATCCTGACAGCTTGGTCAGCGGGTGGGCTTGTCGGTCCATTGTTTGCCGCGTATATGAGAGACGTGACGGGGAGCTATGCGAACAGTTTGATCTACTTTTCAGGCTTTATGGTGGTTGCGCTTATCGTCTCGATATTAATGCGCATGGAGCTAAATAGGCTTCGTAGACAAAATGAATTAGACAAACAAAAAAATGACAGGAATCTTGAGGGGGTAAAAGCGGGTTAG
- a CDS encoding L-lactate MFS transporter, with amino-acid sequence MGSTMKVKNRWLIALCAVGLHISIGSVYAWSNFTDPLLEIGQGQGWTNANVQLTFSIAILFLGLSAAFLGHFVEKHGPRKTGLIAATFFGIGIFTTGFAVKMESLTMIYLTYGVLGGIGLGTGYIAPVSTLVKWFPDRRGLATGLAIMGFGFAAAVASPIMDYLNGTVGVANTFFILGASYFVVMFLSSLYLEKPPEGWAPASFEADAGSGEKVSKQPEDLSQLTANEAIKTKRFYYMWFMLFINITCGIAVTSAAKVLAVDDFGMAVAVAATFVGAMGVMNGGGRIGWATASDYLGRMNTWTIFFVLQIFLFFLLPKVSGVMAFVIISAVIYSCYGGGFAAIPAFIGDVFGTKQLGAIHGYILTAWSAGGLAGPLFAAYMKDVTGSYANSLIYFSGLMVVAFFVSILMRMEMNKLRRQNELKKKSAENSFEGAKAI; translated from the coding sequence ATGGGATCAACAATGAAAGTAAAAAATCGCTGGCTTATCGCTTTGTGCGCGGTGGGGCTTCATATTTCAATTGGCTCAGTTTACGCCTGGAGTAACTTTACCGATCCACTTTTAGAAATTGGACAAGGTCAGGGTTGGACAAACGCCAATGTACAGTTAACATTTAGTATCGCAATTTTATTCTTAGGTTTATCTGCAGCATTCTTAGGTCACTTTGTAGAGAAACATGGCCCTCGGAAAACAGGGTTGATTGCGGCTACTTTTTTCGGGATCGGTATATTCACAACGGGCTTTGCGGTTAAAATGGAATCTTTAACGATGATTTATCTGACGTATGGTGTATTGGGTGGAATAGGGCTTGGCACGGGATATATTGCGCCAGTTTCCACTCTTGTCAAATGGTTCCCTGATCGGAGAGGGTTGGCGACTGGACTTGCGATTATGGGTTTTGGATTCGCGGCCGCTGTCGCTTCGCCAATCATGGATTATTTAAACGGAACTGTAGGTGTCGCAAATACATTTTTCATTTTAGGGGCTTCATATTTTGTCGTCATGTTTTTATCTTCATTATATCTGGAAAAGCCGCCAGAAGGCTGGGCGCCAGCTTCGTTTGAAGCGGATGCGGGTTCTGGAGAGAAGGTTTCAAAACAACCTGAAGACTTATCCCAACTTACAGCGAATGAAGCGATTAAAACAAAACGTTTCTATTATATGTGGTTTATGTTATTTATTAATATTACGTGCGGTATTGCGGTTACTTCCGCAGCCAAAGTTTTAGCTGTAGATGATTTTGGAATGGCGGTAGCTGTGGCTGCCACGTTTGTAGGGGCGATGGGTGTCATGAACGGCGGAGGGCGTATTGGTTGGGCTACCGCATCCGATTACCTCGGCCGAATGAACACTTGGACTATCTTTTTTGTACTACAAATTTTCTTATTCTTCCTCTTGCCAAAAGTGAGCGGTGTTATGGCATTCGTTATCATTTCAGCAGTGATTTATTCCTGTTACGGCGGAGGTTTCGCGGCGATACCGGCCTTTATCGGTGACGTTTTCGGAACTAAACAACTCGGAGCGATCCACGGTTATATCCTGACAGCTTGGTCCGCGGGTGGGCTTGCTGGTCCATTGTTTGCGGCCTATATGAAAGACGTGACAGGGAGTTATGCGAACAGTTTGATCTATTTCTCAGGCCTTATGGTCGTTGCATTCTTCGTATCGATATTAATGCGTATGGAAATGAATAAGCTTCGCAGACAAAATGAGTTAAAAAAGAAAAGCGCTGAAAATAGCTTTGAAGGCGCGAAAGCGATCTAA